A single window of Dermacentor albipictus isolate Rhodes 1998 colony chromosome 1, USDA_Dalb.pri_finalv2, whole genome shotgun sequence DNA harbors:
- the LOC135909370 gene encoding uncharacterized protein, which produces MKIAIAVALIVAVAVTARPRSKRAAYELPDGAELVVGNIKTTFECPAKNGYFADVDNECLIFHVCNVVTHADGHTEVQQFSFFCGNQTMFNQLSLTCAFPEDAVPCQNAPDFFYVNDNIGIPDAPFLTDADVEKASALIAGARKSKA; this is translated from the exons ATGAAGATCGCCATTGCAGTCG CTCTCATTGTTGCCGTGGCCGTCACCGCCAGGCCTAGG AGCAAGCGGGCGGCCTACGAACTTCCCGACGGCGCCGAGCTGGTGGTGGGCAACATCAAGACGACCTTCGAGTGTCCGGCCAAAAACGGCTACTTCGCCGACGTCGACAACGAATGCCTCATCTTCCACGTCTGCAATGTTGTCACGCACGCGGACGGGCACACAGAGGTCCAGCAGTTCAGCTTCTTCTGCGGAAACCAGACCA TGTTCAACCAGCTGAGCCTGACGTGCGCTTTCCCGGAGGACGCTGTGCCATGCCAGAACGCGCCCGACTTCTTCTACGTGAACGACAACATTGGCATTCCGGACGCTCCATTCCTGACGGACGCGGACGTCGAGAAGGCATCCGCACTCATCGCTGGCGCCAGGAAGAGCAAGGCCTAG